The Halarchaeum grantii genome includes a window with the following:
- a CDS encoding thymidine kinase — protein MHAITNSGWVEVITGCMFSGKTEEMLRRLRRAEIAGQEVAAFSPAIDDRYGEESLGSHAGSTWRATVVENTVAGVRSIPEHLNGEQVVAIDEANFFPGELVDVCEELAADGRRVVVSGTDQTFRGEPYHPVPELVAVAEYVEKLQAICTQCGEPATRNQRLVDGEPAHYDDPTVVVGAEEAYEARCRNCHEVRRDAPVDAATRER, from the coding sequence GTGCACGCCATCACGAACAGCGGCTGGGTGGAGGTCATCACGGGGTGTATGTTCTCGGGGAAGACCGAGGAGATGCTCCGCCGCCTCCGCCGCGCCGAGATCGCCGGGCAGGAGGTCGCGGCGTTCTCGCCCGCCATCGACGACCGCTACGGCGAGGAGTCGCTGGGCTCGCACGCGGGGTCGACGTGGCGCGCGACCGTCGTCGAGAACACCGTCGCGGGCGTCCGCTCGATTCCGGAGCACTTGAACGGCGAGCAGGTGGTCGCCATCGACGAGGCGAACTTCTTCCCGGGCGAACTCGTCGACGTCTGCGAGGAACTCGCCGCCGACGGCCGGCGCGTCGTCGTCTCCGGCACGGACCAGACCTTCCGGGGCGAACCCTACCACCCCGTCCCCGAGCTCGTGGCGGTCGCTGAGTACGTCGAGAAACTGCAGGCGATCTGCACGCAGTGCGGCGAGCCGGCGACGCGGAACCAGCGCCTCGTCGACGGCGAACCCGCGCACTACGACGACCCGACGGTGGTCGTGGGCGCCGAGGAAGCCTACGAGGCGCGCTGTCGGAACTGCCACGAGGTCAGACGCGACGCGCCGGTCGACGCCGCGACGCGCGAGCGGTGA